The Hymenobacter sp. DG01 genome has a segment encoding these proteins:
- a CDS encoding LysR family transcriptional regulator — MLSHPHEIFLEVARQLSFTKAAQTLFLSQSAVSKQVKALEEHYKTGLFERLGNSIQLTPAGELLYRKLLLARQLQHELHQEFTELSPTFSPQVHMVIGASTTISLYVIPPVLSAYLGRYPHTQLTLKNRNSENILKALLEHEIDLGIIEGIHKVSNVTYTPLLTDEVVAVCSGRNPLHRQELQAQDLRRIPVALRETGSGTLAVLEEALAEKGIRLTDLPVKVRLGGTEALKNFVRVDTCLAFLPRQSVMKELAAGELVEVPIQDLNLVRHFDFVQRKGTENNLPYKEFVQFARRYYSKQE; from the coding sequence ATGCTTTCCCACCCACACGAGATATTTCTGGAGGTAGCCCGGCAGCTTAGCTTCACCAAGGCGGCGCAAACCCTGTTCCTGAGTCAGTCGGCGGTTAGCAAGCAGGTGAAAGCCCTGGAGGAGCACTACAAAACCGGGTTGTTTGAGCGCCTGGGCAACAGCATCCAGCTCACGCCGGCCGGCGAGCTACTGTACCGCAAGCTGCTGCTGGCCCGGCAGCTGCAGCACGAGCTGCACCAAGAGTTTACGGAGCTCAGCCCCACGTTCTCGCCGCAGGTGCACATGGTTATCGGGGCCAGTACCACCATTTCACTTTACGTTATTCCGCCGGTGCTTTCGGCCTACCTGGGCCGCTACCCGCATACCCAGCTCACGCTCAAAAACCGCAACTCCGAGAACATCCTGAAGGCCTTGCTGGAGCACGAAATCGACCTGGGCATCATCGAGGGGATTCATAAAGTCAGCAACGTCACGTACACGCCTCTGCTCACCGACGAGGTAGTGGCCGTGTGCTCCGGCCGCAACCCTCTGCACCGGCAGGAGCTGCAGGCCCAGGACTTGCGCCGGATTCCGGTGGCTTTGCGCGAAACAGGCTCGGGCACGCTAGCCGTACTGGAAGAGGCGCTGGCCGAAAAAGGAATCCGCCTCACCGATTTGCCAGTGAAAGTGCGGTTGGGCGGTACCGAGGCCCTCAAGAACTTTGTGCGCGTTGATACCTGCCTGGCTTTTCTGCCCCGCCAATCCGTAATGAAAGAGCTGGCGGCGGGGGAGCTGGTAGAAGTACCTATTCAGGACCTGAACCTGGTGCGCCACTTCGATTTCGTGCAGCGCAAGGGCACCGAGAATAATCTGCCCTACAAAGAATTCGTGCAGTTCGCGCGCCGCTATTATTCCAAACAGGAATAG
- a CDS encoding DUF2339 domain-containing protein, translating into MGTSLLMLVTIVVALLYQKNTRRVQELNERLQQREDEHLALQTTVLELHEELQRLSAGLAPTVADVPASGMPATAALVPPTIRERYQAPTLVPVLTPPVTPPAVTIPPPSPVVPVPPAPLAAAASVPSVAPPVAPPTPAAEPAPTPTVVAPVPAEPAVPLVAAAASSPPLEPVIPVSASAGVTTETVRAEAPTPPQASKPSAPAPVATEPAGPTWWNRAEQLLLDNWTGILGAIVLVTGIGFLGVYTALRVSAPARFSMISAFAAVLLALHYYLRPKPFAARLHVWLQSSAAAVFLFACVGAVSVPGLQWAGPPLSYLLLLSGVAANLWLAWDASRESVATLHGVLSLVALAVLPHTLLTLGAAAGVTAFSIGITYRQRWKYQLLLSIISFFAFHYYWHSSLTATGPLTGGLRLGALGLVLLVGVAAAVVQYRKVYASTRFDGLLFSAHLLNWTCLGINLYLYSTGSPWKTVPLGLGALLTFGVARRARQLGIAWLFRTDSLISLALALFTAFSLQGWHASGSLILLFMLLETLLVAFIMARENETMVSQVAMVGALLAAVILLVLNISQIVPYSPAELHRNAFLLLLAGLIGAGYYHLLQRQSAPDGPGGLIGRELYQGFGLMVGGLYLGTALLLLRALFGVPHPPVVPLLGGAFAAAGVLSGIAWWLRGYPGWFRSMHYLCAQVLVAVTILGLHKLGLSWPATAALLYLETLVLAGALAWYGEAALGRLLAGAALLSGGWFLLASTQAFRVVPETELHLRLVRLMLVGVSSSALLALPLRLPRLGLVLASVSAQRLHTSLQLFTVLVYLTGAGLLGQALFERAQPPVAALVGGTVATAAVVFGLAAWLRGSLGWFRPAHLLLGQLLLMLAVLGLHEAGLPWPATSTLLYLEVLLMTVWLAWRAELLVYRIQLYLALGLAAVLPILVYQTGLLADPLRALLLVGAALATLGTQVLLRWRRAPMHDALPTGPTPTYRLHLLSLLMGLHLLTAGGLVYEHTWAGWVAAALGAGLLVVRRVGKVPGLWSGVAGAALGYQVLQWSHVLPAGPVFRPGAVLAYLLPLLALPAAGLFCSWWPARQQHVRWPWLYLGGLQLLLGAWATLAPSTEALPVLAWTGLAAGLALAAQVVRRRFAQAEALRRAGSPDSYLLHLAYLLLTAAFVGHFALLATHSADVLLGLPVRRVTAAALLLMVAGWAWQRPPATAPVYHSWRYLHPLLPEVALLFGSFTAWQEIRAAWHAPLWLLLAFALTLGGRYLPLRLRRVRVYGLLFFGAAVLSSSYVALAYLAPGQLLTLAGLTTMGATLGLFAYAAVALQHFPSLVAATWPRLLAPLAALGRLPTQVLIPLLLYPAFGVLTLLLLQTFDRSILTVLLMLEVVAAFVSSLLLRRQDLRYASLAGTVLCFGRLLLIDLRQHGTITRAVVFILMGVLLLGMNALYARFKSRFTDPTPTGPPEPDALAAPLADSLS; encoded by the coding sequence ATGGGTACTTCCCTGCTGATGCTGGTCACCATAGTGGTGGCTTTGCTGTATCAGAAGAATACCAGGCGCGTGCAGGAGCTAAATGAGCGGCTGCAACAGCGCGAAGACGAGCACCTGGCCCTGCAAACTACCGTGCTCGAGCTGCACGAGGAGCTGCAGCGCCTGAGCGCTGGCCTGGCACCCACCGTGGCAGATGTTCCGGCTTCAGGCATGCCTGCAACGGCGGCCCTGGTGCCGCCAACCATCCGGGAGCGGTATCAGGCTCCTACTCTGGTGCCTGTCCTCACTCCGCCGGTTACGCCGCCCGCCGTGACTATCCCACCGCCGTCGCCGGTAGTGCCAGTACCACCGGCTCCGTTGGCCGCTGCGGCTTCGGTGCCATCCGTAGCGCCACCCGTAGCGCCGCCTACGCCGGCTGCAGAGCCCGCTCCTACCCCGACAGTTGTGGCTCCGGTACCGGCGGAGCCAGCGGTGCCCCTCGTGGCGGCCGCTGCTTCCTCACCACCACTGGAGCCAGTTATTCCGGTGTCTGCTTCGGCGGGCGTCACCACGGAAACGGTTCGTGCGGAAGCTCCTACCCCACCCCAGGCTTCCAAGCCCTCAGCGCCGGCTCCGGTAGCCACCGAGCCGGCCGGCCCCACCTGGTGGAACCGGGCTGAGCAGCTGCTGCTCGACAACTGGACGGGTATTCTCGGGGCCATTGTGCTGGTAACGGGCATTGGTTTTCTGGGGGTGTACACGGCCCTGCGGGTAAGCGCCCCCGCCCGCTTCAGCATGATTTCGGCTTTTGCAGCCGTGCTGCTGGCCCTGCACTACTACCTGCGGCCCAAGCCGTTTGCGGCCCGACTGCACGTATGGCTGCAAAGCAGCGCGGCGGCTGTGTTCCTGTTTGCCTGCGTAGGCGCAGTAAGCGTGCCGGGGCTACAATGGGCGGGCCCACCCCTGAGCTACCTGCTGCTCCTGAGCGGGGTAGCCGCCAACCTGTGGCTGGCCTGGGACGCGAGTCGGGAGTCGGTGGCTACTTTGCACGGGGTCCTGAGCCTGGTAGCCCTGGCCGTATTGCCCCACACCCTCCTGACCCTTGGGGCGGCAGCCGGCGTAACGGCGTTCAGCATTGGTATTACCTACCGGCAGCGCTGGAAATATCAGCTGCTACTGAGCATTATCAGCTTCTTTGCCTTCCATTATTACTGGCACTCTTCCCTGACTGCTACCGGACCGCTCACGGGCGGATTGCGGCTGGGGGCCCTGGGCCTCGTGCTGCTAGTAGGGGTAGCAGCGGCTGTGGTTCAATACCGCAAAGTGTACGCCAGCACCCGTTTTGATGGCCTGCTGTTCTCGGCGCACCTCCTGAACTGGACGTGCCTGGGCATCAATCTGTACCTGTATAGCACCGGCTCGCCCTGGAAAACGGTGCCGCTGGGTCTGGGGGCCCTGCTCACCTTTGGCGTAGCCCGCCGGGCGCGGCAACTGGGTATAGCGTGGCTGTTTCGTACCGACAGCCTCATTTCCCTGGCCCTGGCGCTGTTCACGGCCTTCTCGCTGCAGGGCTGGCATGCTTCCGGCTCGCTGATTCTGCTGTTCATGCTCCTGGAAACGCTGCTGGTGGCCTTCATTATGGCGCGGGAAAACGAAACGATGGTGTCGCAGGTGGCCATGGTAGGCGCCCTGCTGGCGGCGGTAATTCTGCTGGTGCTCAACATCAGCCAGATAGTTCCGTACTCGCCCGCTGAACTGCACCGGAATGCCTTTTTGCTGCTGTTGGCGGGGCTGATTGGGGCGGGGTACTACCACCTGCTGCAGCGCCAGTCAGCGCCCGACGGCCCAGGGGGCCTGATTGGGCGCGAGTTGTACCAGGGTTTCGGGCTGATGGTAGGCGGGCTCTACCTGGGCACCGCTCTGCTGCTTCTGCGGGCACTGTTTGGCGTACCGCATCCACCGGTGGTACCGTTGCTGGGCGGGGCTTTTGCGGCCGCCGGGGTATTATCTGGCATAGCCTGGTGGCTGCGCGGCTACCCGGGCTGGTTTCGGAGCATGCACTACCTGTGCGCGCAGGTGCTGGTGGCCGTTACCATTCTGGGGCTGCACAAGCTGGGCCTGAGCTGGCCGGCCACGGCCGCCCTGCTCTACCTGGAAACGCTGGTGCTGGCCGGTGCCCTGGCCTGGTACGGAGAGGCCGCGCTCGGCAGGTTGCTGGCCGGGGCAGCCCTGCTCAGCGGGGGCTGGTTTTTGCTGGCCTCTACCCAGGCCTTCCGGGTGGTGCCGGAAACTGAACTGCATCTGCGCTTGGTGCGGCTGATGCTGGTGGGGGTAAGCAGCTCGGCGCTGCTGGCCCTGCCCCTACGGCTGCCCCGCCTTGGGCTGGTGCTGGCGTCGGTTTCTGCCCAACGCCTCCACACGAGCCTGCAGCTGTTCACGGTACTGGTGTATCTGACCGGGGCGGGGTTACTGGGGCAGGCACTGTTTGAGAGGGCTCAGCCGCCGGTAGCCGCTTTGGTTGGAGGCACGGTGGCAACGGCCGCCGTGGTGTTTGGGCTGGCGGCGTGGTTACGCGGCAGCCTCGGCTGGTTCCGGCCGGCTCACTTGCTGCTGGGTCAGCTGCTACTGATGCTGGCCGTGCTGGGTCTGCATGAAGCGGGGTTGCCTTGGCCCGCAACCAGCACCCTGCTTTATCTGGAAGTTCTGCTGATGACCGTCTGGCTGGCCTGGCGGGCCGAGCTACTGGTGTACCGGATTCAGCTGTACCTAGCCCTGGGCCTGGCCGCCGTTTTGCCAATTCTGGTGTACCAAACCGGCCTGCTTGCCGACCCGTTGCGGGCCCTGCTGCTGGTAGGGGCGGCGCTGGCCACCCTGGGCACCCAGGTGCTGCTGCGCTGGCGCCGTGCCCCCATGCACGATGCCCTGCCGACGGGCCCTACCCCCACTTACCGCCTGCACCTGCTTAGCCTGCTGATGGGGCTGCACTTGCTGACAGCCGGGGGGCTGGTGTACGAGCATACCTGGGCCGGCTGGGTAGCGGCCGCTCTGGGTGCTGGTTTGCTCGTGGTGCGGCGGGTAGGGAAGGTACCGGGCTTGTGGAGCGGGGTAGCCGGCGCAGCCCTTGGCTACCAGGTGCTGCAGTGGAGTCACGTACTGCCGGCTGGCCCTGTGTTCCGGCCGGGGGCAGTGCTGGCTTACCTGCTGCCGCTGTTGGCTCTGCCCGCAGCAGGCCTGTTCTGCTCGTGGTGGCCGGCCCGGCAGCAGCACGTACGCTGGCCCTGGCTGTATTTGGGTGGCCTGCAGCTGCTGCTGGGAGCGTGGGCAACTTTAGCTCCCAGCACCGAGGCGCTGCCGGTGCTGGCCTGGACCGGCCTGGCGGCGGGCTTGGCCCTGGCGGCCCAGGTAGTGCGCCGCCGCTTTGCGCAGGCTGAGGCCCTGCGCCGCGCCGGCTCGCCCGATAGTTATCTGCTGCACCTGGCATACTTGCTGCTGACGGCTGCTTTCGTGGGGCACTTTGCGCTGCTGGCTACTCATTCTGCTGATGTGCTGCTGGGCCTGCCCGTGCGGCGTGTTACGGCGGCGGCATTGCTCCTGATGGTGGCCGGCTGGGCCTGGCAGCGCCCACCCGCCACCGCCCCGGTGTACCACTCCTGGCGCTACCTGCACCCCTTACTTCCGGAAGTAGCGCTGCTGTTCGGCAGCTTCACGGCGTGGCAGGAGATCCGGGCCGCGTGGCACGCTCCGCTCTGGCTGCTGCTGGCATTTGCCCTCACCCTGGGCGGGCGCTACCTTCCCCTGCGCCTGCGGCGGGTACGGGTGTACGGGCTGCTGTTCTTTGGGGCGGCCGTGCTGAGCAGCAGCTACGTGGCTCTGGCCTACTTGGCACCGGGCCAGTTGCTCACCCTCGCGGGCCTAACTACCATGGGCGCTACCCTGGGCCTGTTTGCATACGCGGCGGTGGCACTACAGCACTTCCCCAGCCTGGTGGCGGCTACCTGGCCACGCCTGCTGGCGCCGCTGGCCGCCCTGGGCCGCCTGCCCACTCAAGTGCTGATTCCGCTACTGCTGTACCCGGCCTTTGGGGTGCTCACGCTGCTGCTGCTGCAAACCTTCGACCGTTCCATTCTCACGGTGCTTCTGATGCTGGAAGTAGTAGCGGCCTTTGTCAGTAGCCTGCTGCTGCGTCGCCAGGATTTGCGCTATGCTTCTCTGGCCGGCACCGTGCTGTGCTTCGGGCGGCTGCTGCTCATCGACCTCCGGCAACATGGTACCATTACCCGCGCGGTGGTCTTTATTCTGATGGGGGTGCTGCTGCTGGGCATGAACGCTCTCTATGCCCGTTTCAAGAGCCGGTTTACAGACCCTACCCCCACCGGGCCGCCCGAACCCGACGCGCTGGCTGCCCCCCTCGCCGATTCGCTGAGTTAA
- a CDS encoding threonine synthase translates to MTTLLATTSRLQKLHCAACRAPYSAFGLQRVSDCCAQPLIADYELQEPLSKTAGIRPQDNSMWRYAALLPLLDEANRVSLGEGWTPLLSLPRLAARYGFQDLQLKDEGQNPTGSFKARGLSMAISKAKELGVTGCIIPTAGNAGVAMAAYCARAGMRAVVVMPRHTPQAFKEECYWYGAEVHLVDGLINDCAARVRELNAAGELLDVSTLKEPYRLEGKKTMGYEIAEQLNWELPDVLLYPAGGGTGLIGIWKAFREMQQLGWLPAGLKLPRMVAVQAANCCPLVETRAGRQANCHAYVGQPTIANGLAVPRPLGEPLMLEVLNESKGLALPITDKQMLEGLRELGKEEGLFVALEGAAVWMAARHLLSTGWLRPEERVLLLNTGSAQKYLENIVGQA, encoded by the coding sequence ATGACCACCCTCCTCGCTACCACCTCGCGCCTGCAAAAGCTGCACTGCGCCGCCTGTCGCGCCCCGTATTCCGCCTTTGGCCTGCAGCGCGTTTCCGACTGCTGCGCCCAACCCCTGATAGCCGACTACGAGTTGCAGGAACCACTATCGAAAACCGCAGGCATCCGGCCCCAGGACAACTCGATGTGGCGCTACGCCGCCTTGCTACCCCTCCTCGACGAGGCAAACCGGGTAAGTCTGGGCGAGGGCTGGACGCCGCTGCTTTCCCTGCCCCGACTGGCGGCCCGCTACGGTTTTCAGGATCTGCAACTTAAAGACGAAGGCCAGAACCCTACCGGCTCCTTTAAGGCTCGTGGCCTGAGCATGGCCATTTCCAAGGCTAAAGAGTTGGGCGTTACGGGCTGCATTATCCCTACGGCGGGCAATGCGGGGGTAGCCATGGCCGCCTACTGTGCCCGGGCCGGCATGCGGGCCGTGGTGGTGATGCCGCGCCACACTCCCCAGGCTTTTAAGGAGGAATGCTACTGGTACGGGGCCGAGGTGCACTTGGTGGATGGCCTGATTAACGACTGCGCCGCCCGGGTGCGGGAGTTGAACGCAGCCGGTGAGTTGCTCGATGTTTCAACCCTCAAAGAGCCCTACCGCCTCGAAGGCAAGAAAACCATGGGCTACGAAATTGCCGAGCAGCTGAACTGGGAGTTGCCCGATGTGCTGCTGTACCCTGCTGGCGGCGGCACGGGGCTCATCGGTATCTGGAAAGCCTTCCGCGAAATGCAGCAGCTGGGTTGGCTGCCCGCCGGCCTGAAGCTGCCGCGCATGGTAGCGGTGCAGGCCGCCAATTGCTGCCCGCTGGTTGAAACCCGGGCCGGGCGGCAGGCCAACTGCCACGCCTACGTAGGGCAGCCTACCATTGCCAACGGCCTGGCCGTGCCCCGCCCCCTGGGGGAGCCCCTGATGCTGGAAGTCCTCAACGAGTCGAAAGGCTTGGCCCTACCCATCACCGACAAGCAAATGCTGGAAGGCCTGCGCGAGTTGGGCAAGGAGGAAGGCTTGTTTGTAGCACTCGAAGGAGCGGCTGTCTGGATGGCAGCGCGTCACCTGCTGAGCACCGGCTGGCTGCGGCCCGAGGAGCGGGTACTGCTGCTCAATACCGGCTCGGCGCAAAAATACCTGGAGAATATTGTGGGTCAGGCTTAA
- a CDS encoding M28 family peptidase yields the protein MGADQNRLYADVKFLTSLQPARHYRNLRSLNAAADYIKAEFKKLQVEDGGVEEQGFRADGREYRNIILAFGSRDAPRLVVGAHYDVYDETPGADDNASAVAGLLETARLLHTYGSNLKYRVELVAYPNEEPPYFASEYMGSAVHAKSLHEAGVTVRAMLCYEMIGYFRDEPGSQRFPNEQLAARYPNTGNFITVVGRTGQENFTQQIQELMQAKADIDVQRINLPAEMGLAGLSDHRSYWAYGYEAVMINDTAFLRNPHYHQPSDTIETLDFRRMAEVVNGVYAAILGL from the coding sequence ATGGGTGCCGATCAAAACCGCCTTTACGCCGACGTGAAGTTCCTGACTTCACTGCAACCTGCCCGCCACTACCGTAACCTACGCTCATTGAACGCCGCCGCCGATTATATAAAAGCGGAGTTTAAGAAGCTACAAGTAGAAGATGGCGGCGTGGAAGAGCAGGGGTTTCGGGCAGATGGGCGGGAGTATCGGAACATTATTCTGGCCTTTGGCTCTCGTGACGCCCCGCGCCTAGTGGTAGGTGCCCACTACGATGTGTATGATGAAACGCCCGGCGCCGATGATAACGCCAGCGCCGTGGCGGGCTTGCTGGAAACTGCCCGCCTGCTGCACACCTACGGCTCCAACCTGAAATACCGCGTGGAGCTAGTGGCCTACCCCAATGAGGAACCGCCATACTTTGCCTCCGAGTATATGGGTAGCGCCGTGCACGCCAAGTCCCTGCACGAGGCGGGCGTAACGGTGCGCGCCATGCTCTGTTACGAAATGATTGGCTACTTCCGCGACGAGCCTGGCTCCCAGCGCTTCCCCAACGAGCAGCTGGCCGCCCGCTACCCCAATACCGGCAACTTCATCACGGTGGTGGGCCGCACGGGGCAGGAAAACTTTACCCAACAGATACAGGAGTTGATGCAGGCCAAAGCCGATATCGACGTGCAGCGCATCAACCTGCCCGCCGAAATGGGCCTGGCCGGCCTCTCCGACCACCGCAGCTACTGGGCCTACGGCTACGAGGCCGTAATGATTAACGACACCGCCTTCCTGCGCAACCCCCATTACCACCAGCCCTCCGACACCATTGAAACCCTGGACTTCCGGCGCATGGCGGAGGTAGTAAACGGGGTGTACGCCGCTATTCTGGGTTTATAG